TTCTGTATTGCCAAGCCTTGATTGGAACCGCTTCTCGCACAGCTTTGGGCATATCTTTGCTGGTGGCTACAGCGCGGGCTACTACAGCTACCTATGGGCAGAAGTATTGTCTGCAGATGCGTTCTCAGCATTTGAAGAAGAGGGTATCTTCAACACTGAAACGGGCAATCGCTTCCTGAACAACATCCTTGAAATGGGTGGTAGTGAAGAGCCGATGGAGCTGTTCAAACGCTTCCGCGGTCGTGAGCCTCAAATCGATGCGATGCTGCGTCATGCGGGTATCAGCGCTTAATATTGTGCTGGTCAGAATGTAAAAAGAGCCTCATTGTGAGGCTCTTTTTGTATCTATTTATCAAACGATTATGGATTTACATTGCGGTTGATAGGGTTCTGCAATGAAATCAGTGTCTCAGTCGATTGAACCTCGTCAATCGCCTGCAATTTATCGATCAGTACGAACTGCAACTCTTCGATCGATTTACACATCAGTTTAACGAAAATGTTGTAGGCGCCAGTGGTGTAGTAAGCCTCAACCACTTCGTCTAATGCATTAAGCTTGGCAATGGCTGAGTGGTAGTCGCGAGCTGCGTTAAGGTTGATACCAATAAAACAACACACGTCGTAACCAAGCTTCTTGGTGTTTACTACAACCTCGGTTCGCTCAATAATGTCGGCCGATCTCATCTTTTCGATACGAACGTGAATCGTCGCGGGGCTGACATCGAATTTCTTTGCCATTTCAGCATAAGGCGTGCGCGCATCTTCCATTAAGGTTTTGAGAATGGCACGGTCTAGATCATCCAGACGAGCTGTAGTTGTGGACATGCATAATCCTTAGGGTGAATAAAAAACATACCGGCTTTAGTACACATCATAGCCAAGGGTGATAATATTAGCAGCAACTATAGTGTTAGGGTGAATTCAGTGCGATTTTCGTTGTTTTTGATTGTTATGTGTTGGAGTGCTTTTGTTTCAGCTCAAACAAAAGATGTGTTGGTTATTCACTCTTATCATCAGGGTTTTTTCTGGACTGATGATTTCCACAAAGGATTATCAGAAGAACTGGACCGTGATCGACTATCGTATCGAGTTGTTTATTTGGATAGTAAACGAACTCAAAACCCAGAATACTTAGAGCGCGTTTATCAGCTTTATCACACCAAGTTGATGCATGAAGAATTTGCTGCGGTTGTGGTCAGTGACAATAACGCCCTTAATTTAATGAAGCGCCTTGCGCCCGATCTCAAAGATACGCCAGTAATCTTTGGTGGCATCAACAATTTCTCCCCTGAAATGATTGAAGGTTTGAACGCGACGGGCATTACTGAAGATATTGATTTATTGGGTAATATTGAGCTAATTAAGCGCCTTCAAACAAACGTAAAGAAGATATACATTGTTACTGACCATTCAGTAACAGGTGAGGCTATCCGCTCACAAATTGATCGTTCTATTGAGGCTCACCCCAACTTTTCCGATTTGCTGGAGCACTATGTGCCTGACTCTTACCAAGAGTTAATTGCGTTTTCTCAGCGAACCGATCTAGATCAGAGCTTACTCTTTTGGGCATATTATCGCGATGCTAAAGGTAACGTGAGTAGCGTTGAAGACTGGCGACAATTGAACATTAAAACCCAAATGCCACTGTATATGGTGCACGATTTGGGGCTAGGGTTTGGGGCGATAGGCGGTGTGATTCAAAGTGGTGAAACGCAAGGTCGAGATACGGGACGTGTTTTACTAAAGGTATTAGCAAACCCAAATGAACCTCTGCCTTTAGTCGCACCTGGCGCATCGGAAATTAAACTCGACTACCAACAGATGTCACGCTGGGGGCTGGGAACTGAGAATGAAGCTTCAATTACTTTTCTCAACAAGCCTCAGTCATTCTTGGTGCGTTATCACGATGAAATTCGAACAATAGGTTTGCTGTTTCTGGTTATGTCGTGTGTTATTGCGACCTTGGTTTACTACCTCAACCGCCTTAAGAAAAGTGAACGTGCCAGCCGACAAAGCCAGCTGTTACTGGAGTCAATATTCGACCAAAGCCTACAGTTCATGGGGATTCTTGATAAAGGCGGTGTACTGCTGTCGAGCAACAGTAAGCTGCATGAGCTTCTTTATAATCAAGGTTATAAATTGGGAACACCTCTCCAAGAATATTGGGAGGGTGCCGCGGGCGAAGTGCTAAAGGAGTATTTTGCTGAAAGAGATGATTATCCCACCCTACGATTTGAGGCTGAGGTATGGTGTCGTGATCGTGGTGGAATGGTGCTAGATATCTCTTTAAAGCCGATGCCGATCAGTGAAGAGGACACCATTCAGTTCTTATTTGAAGCTCGTGATGTTACCTCACGAAAGCTTGCTGAGAACAAATTGTTCCAACGTGAAGCGAATCTCAAACTGTATTACGACAAGCAACCGGTGATGATGATTACACTGGATGTAAATAATCGCATTCAGCAAGTGAACCAGTTTGCTGAAGAATTACTAGGTTATCCACTTGATCTGCTTTTGGGGCATCGCCCTAGAGAATTTTATGTGGATGAGAACGCGATGATTCCTCGTCATATCTTGTTGCAACCACAGCACAAAATTCGCGGCGTGTGGCGTCGTGATATCGAGTATCGTCATGCGGACGGTAGAACGATCTGGATTCGTGAAAATATTCGTCCATTGGTCGACTCGGGTCAGCTGTTGATTGTGGGAGAGGATATTACTGAAACCCGCGAACTTTCTGAAAAGTTAGAATACCAAGCGCGTTATGACCTGCTTACAGACACTTTCAACCGCAACCACTTTGAGCAAGAGCTACAAAAGGCGCTGAAAGAGGTCGAGAGTCATATGAGAACTCATGCGATGTTGTTCTTAGATTTGGACCAATTGAAAGTATTGAACGATACTGCTGGGCATGAAGCGGGTGATGCCGCGATCTTATTTAGCGCTAATCTGAT
Above is a window of Vibrio atlanticus DNA encoding:
- the asnC gene encoding transcriptional regulator AsnC; the encoded protein is MSTTTARLDDLDRAILKTLMEDARTPYAEMAKKFDVSPATIHVRIEKMRSADIIERTEVVVNTKKLGYDVCCFIGINLNAARDYHSAIAKLNALDEVVEAYYTTGAYNIFVKLMCKSIEELQFVLIDKLQAIDEVQSTETLISLQNPINRNVNP
- a CDS encoding EAL domain-containing protein — encoded protein: MCWSAFVSAQTKDVLVIHSYHQGFFWTDDFHKGLSEELDRDRLSYRVVYLDSKRTQNPEYLERVYQLYHTKLMHEEFAAVVVSDNNALNLMKRLAPDLKDTPVIFGGINNFSPEMIEGLNATGITEDIDLLGNIELIKRLQTNVKKIYIVTDHSVTGEAIRSQIDRSIEAHPNFSDLLEHYVPDSYQELIAFSQRTDLDQSLLFWAYYRDAKGNVSSVEDWRQLNIKTQMPLYMVHDLGLGFGAIGGVIQSGETQGRDTGRVLLKVLANPNEPLPLVAPGASEIKLDYQQMSRWGLGTENEASITFLNKPQSFLVRYHDEIRTIGLLFLVMSCVIATLVYYLNRLKKSERASRQSQLLLESIFDQSLQFMGILDKGGVLLSSNSKLHELLYNQGYKLGTPLQEYWEGAAGEVLKEYFAERDDYPTLRFEAEVWCRDRGGMVLDISLKPMPISEEDTIQFLFEARDVTSRKLAENKLFQREANLKLYYDKQPVMMITLDVNNRIQQVNQFAEELLGYPLDLLLGHRPREFYVDENAMIPRHILLQPQHKIRGVWRRDIEYRHADGRTIWIRENIRPLVDSGQLLIVGEDITETRELSEKLEYQARYDLLTDTFNRNHFEQELQKALKEVESHMRTHAMLFLDLDQLKVLNDTAGHEAGDAAILFSANLIEDVLPYNAVLARMGGDEFAVLIKDCTERDAVNVCHSIISMMSENPFLWGDIHLNLTCSIGIRLIDHTAASSQMVHAQADAACHAAKEEGRNRYHLYHLDDEDLRRRHLEMECVNLVHEALANDRLELFAQRILGLEENSNKMHFEILVRIKNVQGEYISPGIFMPASERYNIAHLIDRQVVSQTLNWLEQRPHLVDDLGMCSINLSGHSMGNREFVEFLIESLANSSVPCHKICLEITETAAMSNMKQAIKFFTRIKELGCLIALDDFGSGLSSFGYLKALPVDIVKIDGLFVRDIDVNEMDYVMVRSINDLAKQMGKHTVAEFVENTQVLDKLIELGVNYAQGYVIGRPKPLAELVEELRQEREIE